A genomic segment from Myxococcaceae bacterium JPH2 encodes:
- a CDS encoding IS66 family transposase, which translates to MDHHCPWREEAEALRERLTALEQQVATLTRTVFGKKSEKLPPPAEELRKEAPRDEKAKA; encoded by the coding sequence ATGGACCACCACTGCCCGTGGCGCGAGGAAGCCGAAGCGCTTCGCGAGCGGTTGACGGCGCTCGAGCAGCAGGTCGCGACGCTCACCCGCACCGTCTTTGGCAAGAAGTCGGAGAAGCTACCTCCGCCCGCCGAGGAACTTCGCAAGGAGGCTCCTCGCGACGAGAAGGCCAAGGCGGA
- the tnpB gene encoding IS66 family insertion sequence element accessory protein TnpB, whose translation MLLLPRAVRIHLAAEPVDMRKSIDGLFVHVQRVLVADAYSGHLFVFVSKRRDKVKVLAWDGGGFLLLYKRLEAGRFRMPVVADDATSVQLDSTQLAMLLDGIDVSRVRRPAQWQPPGQPAESQGTSARR comes from the coding sequence GTGCTCCTTCTGCCGCGCGCCGTCCGCATCCATCTGGCCGCTGAGCCGGTGGACATGCGCAAGTCCATCGACGGTCTCTTCGTTCATGTGCAACGCGTCCTGGTGGCCGACGCGTACTCCGGCCACCTCTTCGTCTTCGTCAGCAAGCGGAGGGACAAGGTGAAGGTGCTGGCGTGGGACGGCGGAGGATTCCTGCTTCTATACAAGCGACTGGAGGCGGGCCGCTTCCGCATGCCTGTCGTCGCGGACGACGCCACGTCGGTGCAGTTGGACTCCACCCAATTGGCGATGCTGCTCGACGGCATCGACGTCTCTCGGGTACGTCGGCCGGCCCAATGGCAGCCACCCGGGCAGCCAGCCGAGTCCCAGGGCACCTCGGCTCGGCGGTGA